A window of Candidatus Marinimicrobia bacterium CG08_land_8_20_14_0_20_45_22 genomic DNA:
CTTTGAGTAAAAATTCCAGACCATTTCGAAGACCTGTCCGCGGCGATGACGGTTGAAAATACATCAGTTCGCGAATCGCTCTAAGTGTATGGCTTTTCCCTTTGCGCGGCGGGATAAATTTCTCGACAACATCACTAAAAATCATGAGCCCGACTTTGTCATTATTTTTGATGGCGGAAAATGCCAATAGCGCGGAAATCTCAGCCGCGATTTCCGATTTGAACTTTTCGTGCGAACCAAAGGCGCCGGAGCGGGAACAATCGACCGCCAGCATCACCGTTAACTCGCGTTCCTCTTCGTTAATTTTGACGTACGGGTGATTGTACCGCGCTGTCACATTCCAATCGATCATCCGGAAGTCATCACCATATTGGTATTCGCGGACTTCGGAAAATTCCATCCCGCGTCCTTTAAAAACCGAATGGTATTCGCCGCTGAACACATCATTAACCAAATGCCGCGTTCGCAGTTCGATTTGCCGCACTTTTTTCAGAATTTCACGCGTCAGCATGATTTCACCATCATTCGCATTGGTTTCTGGAAATCGGGAACAGAAACGGTTCCTTCACCGCGTTTCCGTTTTTATTATTATGGGACCTCGACCGTATCGATAATCCGCTGAATGACATTTT
This region includes:
- a CDS encoding DUF58 domain-containing protein, yielding MLTREILKKVRQIELRTRHLVNDVFSGEYHSVFKGRGMEFSEVREYQYGDDFRMIDWNVTARYNHPYVKINEEERELTVMLAVDCSRSGAFGSHEKFKSEIAAEISALLAFSAIKNNDKVGLMIFSDVVEKFIPPRKGKSHTLRAIRELMYFQPSSPRTGLRNGLEFLLKGLKRKSIVFLISDFIDEGYEKPLRVLNQKHDVVAIQLFDRREKEIPNVGLLKMQDAETLEEIWVDTTDNNFRQMYADLIDQKRQKFVKDAKSMNLDLIQIDDSESYVDPLVKFFKNRERRFR